One Mycobacterium paraseoulense genomic window, CCCCTCCTCGCCGAGACGCAACTAGTACCGTGAAATGTGTTGTCAGACTACGGCACTGACTCGCGTCGGGTCACTTGTCGTGCTGAGGTCGATATCGCCGCCACTGCAGGCGTGCGAATCGCGCCAGCTGTGGGGGGTACGCGGACCGGCCCGGTCGCGATCACGCCGAGCTCGTCGATGTCGACGTCGGACGCCGGCGTTGGCTTTCGGCAGGCAATTCTTCCCTTCGATCGCGGGACGGGGGCCTTCATCATCAACTATGGTCCGACTCAAGGAACTCATCAGGCACCGGTGAAGGAAGAAGGCAGTGCGGACGCTAGAAGGCGTTCTGGCCAGACACCCGTTCTTCGGCGGGATGGACCCGCGTTATTTGCAGTTGGCGGTCGGGTGTGCGGCAAACATGCGCTTCACCGCGGGTGAGTTGATCTTCCGCGAGGGCCACCCCGCCAATCACTTCTACCTCATCCGCGCCGGCAGGATCGCGCTCGAAACCCCCGTTCTGGGCCGTGGCAGCCTGACGGTGCAGACACTCGGAGACGGAGACATCCTTGGATGGTCGTGGCTGGTGCCGCCGTACAACTCGCGGTTCGACGCACGCGCGGTTGAGGCGACGCGCGCCATCGGTTTCGACGGCAAGTGCCTGCGCGACAAGTGCGAACAGGACCACGAACTCGGGTACGAGCTGCAGAAGCGTGTGATCGCGGTTCTCGGAGAGCATCTCGATGCGACAAGGTTCCGGCTCCTGGACATCTATGTCGATGTCATCGAATAAGGACTGACCGGCCCGGCGACAGGCCCTCAGCCCTCGAATGCCGGACCGTCGAAGCGGTCGTGAGTCACGAATTCCGCGACCGGGCGGCGGCGCAGCTTGGTCGGCTGGCGCACCGGCTTGCCAAGGGGCACAACGGCGGCGACCGCGTGCAGGTCGGGGATTCCCACCAGGCGGCGGAGCTGGTCTTCGGCGGCGATGGCCATGGTTGTGATGGTGCCGCCGTACCCCTCGCTGCGGGCGGCCAGCAGAACGTTCCAGATCAGCGGGTACACCGATGCGCCGCCGGCCAGGCCGACACGGTCCAAGTCCTGGTCGATCGAGGCGACGACGGTCAGGTCGACCGAAATCACAAGGACGACCGGCGCTTTGGTGATCGGCGCGACGAAGGTATCGGGGATCTCGGTCCGGTCGATGACGTCCGGTGGCACACCGCTGGGATGGACTGAATTCCAAGGGTTTTCACCCGCCTGTAGTTGAGCGAAGTAGCGGCGGGCGGCGGCCCTACCCAGCTCGGCGAGCCGGCGGCGGGTGTCCGGGTCGCGCACCACCGTGATGTGCGCGCCCTGCCGGTTGCCGCCGCTCGGGGCGAACCGGGCGTTGTCGAAGATGCGTCCCAGCACCTCGTCGGGCAGCGGGTCGTCGGTGAATTCGCGCGCCGCGAAAGTCGTTCGCATGACGTCATAGAGCTCCATGCCCGCGTCACGCGCTCGCGGAGGCGTGGCGCTCCAGGCGAAAGGTGCGCTTGAATCCGGCCGGCTGCGTCGTCAGGGTCACTTCCACCGCGCCACTGGGGGCGATGACGTAGCGCTCCTCGACGTCGGGCCCGTCGCGCCACCGGCCGACCGGCTGCCGCCCGAGATCGTTCCTGTCGTGCAGGGCAGGGTCGAACGGGAAGAGGACCGGGTCGTAGGGCGTCACGTCGCCGTCGGGCCGGCCGTTGACCAGGCGGCTGCACTCCACGAATCGGAAGTGGCCGATGTTGTGCGCGGCCCGATAGGTGCGCTTCACCACCAGCGGGGTGTGCCCGTCGGCGGGCAGGGGGACGTCCTTACACACGATCGGGTCGAAGACGACACCCGCACCGGCTTCCGCCTCCCGGAACACCCCAAAGTTGCGCGAGAAGCGTTCGGAGAGAGCGAAATCGGACTCCTTGTCGAGAAAGACGGCCAGACCGATGGCGGTGGCCGCGAACGGGTGCGGCGAGCGTTTCACCCGCTTGTCGCCGAAGGTGGTGCGCAGCATCCGTGAAACCAGCGGGAAGCTGCCCGCGCCACCCACCACGTAGATGCCGGCGACCTCCGACCACGTCACGTCGCGGCCGCCGCCGGCCGAATTGCGCAAGACGCGGTCGAGCAATCGCATCGTCTTGTCGACGAGCGGCGCGCACGCCGCATAGACGTCGTCGACCGGGCACGAGAACGGGGGCCGGTCGGTGCCGTCGACCCCCGTCAGGTCCACCAGGAAGCGGCGCGTCTGCGGCCCGACGGCCTCCTTGCGGGCGGCGCACTCCTCCCGCAACAGCTCACGGGCGGCGGCGTCCACGCCGGACAGCTGCGAGCGCGCCAGGACGAGCTCGACGATCGCCTCATCGAAGTCGTCACCGCCCAGGCGCTGAATGCCCTCACTGATGACGACCTCGTTCGCGTGCCCGGTCATCTTGAGCAGCGACGCGTCGAAGGTGCCCCCGCCCAGGTCGTAGATGAGGACGTACTCCCGTTTGGCGGTGATCGTGGAGCGGTACCGGTGCGCGTATTCGAGGCTTGCCGCGGACGGCTCGTTGAGCAGCGCCGCGACGTGGAAACCCGCCGCGACGAAGGCGTCGAGGGTCAGCAGGCGCTGGGCGCTCGAGGCGTTGGCCGGCACGCTGATCGCGGCCTCGATGTCTTCCCCCGCGATGAGGCTGGCGTTGGAGCGGCGCAGCAGGTCGGTTTTCAGCTGGGCCAAAAAGCCGGTGAGCAGGTCGGCCAGGCGATGGCTGCGGCCGACCAGGCTCACCTCGGTCTGGGGCCCGGCCTCGTTGAGTAGTCGTTTGAACGACCGCAGCACCGACCACCCCGGGTCGTGGCGCACCGCGGCGGCCTCGGCGCCGAACCGCAGCTCCCCGGCGGCGTTGGCCGCGACCATCGACGGCCACGCGTCGACCCCATCAAAGGAGATGACCGGGTAGTTGCCCCGGTCGACGGCCGCAACGACGGTGTGCGTGGTGCCAAAGTCGATGCCGACCCTCATCGCGCAATCTTAGGACCGCGCTGGGGGCTTGAAACAAGCTTTTTGGCCGGCGCGCCGCGGCCGGACAAGTCCTCGAGTTGACGGCCACCGGTCGCTTCTTCCGATGACTTTGGCCCCTAGGCCGCCGTGCTCGACGCAGCGACGATGACCGCATCGAAAAGATTGCGTTTGTTTCAGGAGGCCCCCGTGATCGAGATCCTCAACGGCTTTCCCGACGACGTGGCCGCGTTCGCCATTCATGGGCACGTGACCAAGGCCGATTACGACGCGGTGCTGATACCCAGCTTCGAAGACAAACTGACCCGGCACAAAAAAGTCCGGATATATTGCGAAATCGCGCCTGACTTAACCCTTCTTGACCCGACTGCGGTATGGGCCGACTCGAAATTCGGCGTCGACCACTATTTCGACTGGGACCGGTGCGCGATCGTCAGCGACGTGCAATGGGTGAAACACGTGGCGAAATTCACCGAACTTCTGGGCTTTCTCTGGCCCGGGAAGTACCGTACGTTTTCCAAGGCGGAGGCTGAACAAGCGCGCCAATGGGTTTCCGAACCCGGCGGTCGGCGCGGGGTCGCGTGAAATTGCGCGAGGCCGTTCGTTGCTGCGCCGTTCTCCTCGGCGGCGCGGCACTCGCCTGCACGCCACTGGCGAACGCGGACAACAAGCGGCTCAACGACGGAGTCGTCGCCAACGTCTACACCGTCCAGCACAACGCCGGATGTACCAACGACGTGCGGATCAATCCGCAACTGCAACTGGCGGCGCAATGGCACACCGACGATGTGCTCGTCAACCGCGCGCTCGACGGTGACATCGGTTCCGACGGCTCGACTCCGCAGGACCGCGCGGTTGCCGCGGGCTACGGGGGCAGCGTCGCCGAGACCGTGGCGATCAATCCGGCGCTGGCGATCAGCGGGCTCGATGTCATCAACCAGTGGTACGGCAACCCCGCCTACCTGGCGATCATGCGGAATTGTGCCTACACGCAGATGGGGGTGTGGTCCGAGAACAGCCTGGACCGCAGCGTGGTGGTCGCCGTGTACGGCGCACCCGGCGTTCGGGCGCCGAGATGAATCTTCGCCGGCTGACCGGTCCTGCTGCGGCGGTGGCGGCCCTGCTGTGCACCGGTCCGCCCCCAGCCCGGGCTGATGCGGTGGCCTACCTCGTCAACGTGACGGTGCGCCCGGGCTACAACTTTCCCAACGCCGACGCCGCCCTCGCATACGGGGACGGCATTTGCGGCAAGGTGCGGGCGGGGGAGCGTTACGCGCAGATCATGAGGGAGGTCAAGGAGGACTTCGGCAACCCCGACGAGTACCAGGCCTCGTATCTGATCAGCCAGGCCGTCGGCGAATTGTGCCCCGCCCAGATCTGGCAGCTACGACAATCGGCCGCCGGATACGTTCCGCCGACTGGACCCGTGCCGCAATGACAACACCGGCCCAATATCTCAGCCATTTGTGCGGCCATGAATCATCCTTACTCCGAGCGCATTTGGCGCCCGGGCGGCTAACATCGCGAATTCGTCCGCACGGGTTGGACGCGTGTTGTACGGTTCCCCACAAGCGACCCCCTGTTGGCCGCACGCGCGTCGCGACGGCCATATTTTCGGGCCGGGGGAGGGATTTGCCGTGATGTCCTCAGAGTCCGTCACCAAACCCCTCCGGTCGGTCGGCGATTTCTTCGCCATGTCGCTCGACACATTCGTGGCGATATTCAAGCTGCCCTTTGCATGGCGTGAGCTTCTCTTCCAAACCTGGTTCGTGGCGCGGGTGTCGATCATTCCGACGCTGTTGCTGACGATCCCGTTCACCGTGCTCGTCGTTTTCACCATGAACATCCTGTTGGTCGAGTTCGGGGCGGCCGACTTCTCCGGCACGGGCGCCGCGACCGCCTCGGTCACCCAGATCGGACCGGTCGTGACCGTTCTCGTCGTCGCCGGCACGGGGGCCACGGCGATGTGCGCCGACCTGGGAGCGCGTGCCATCCACGGCGAACTCGACGCGTTACGGGTGATGGGCGTCGACCCGGTTCGCCGGCTGGCCGCACCCCGGGTGCTGGCCGCCACCGTCGTCGCGGTGTCCCTGGTGTCGCTGGTGACCCTGGTGGGCATGGCCGGTTCGTTCTTCTTCTCGGTCTTCGTTCAGCACGTCACCCCGGGCGCCTTCGCAGCGGGTCTGACGCTGCTCACCCACCTGCCCGACCTCATCCTCGGTCTGGTCAAGGGGGCGCTGTTCGGGATGGCGGCCGCTCTGATCGCTTGCTACAAGGGGATTTCCGTCGGCGGCGGCCCGCAAGGCGTCGGCAACGCCGTCAACGAAACCGTCGTGTACTCGTTCATCGCCCTGTTCGTGATCAACATCGTGGTGACAGCCGTCTACTACACGGGTCCACAATGACCGCCGGCAGCGCGACACACCGGCGATTCGACTGGCTGCTGCAAGCGGCCGGCCGCGCCGCCGCCGGCTGGAATCGCGTTGGCGCGCAGGTGAAGTTCTACTCGATGGCGGTCACCGAGATGCGGACGGCCTTCTCTCGTTACGGGAAGGAGATCATCCGGCTCGTCGCCCAGATGAGCCTTGGCACCGGCGCGCTCGCGGTGATCGGCGGCACGGTGGTGATCGTGGGTTTCCTGACCCTGTCGACCGGCGCGGTCATCGCGGTACAGGGCTATAACCAGCTGTCGGGCATCGGCGTTGAGGCGATGACGGGATTCATCTCCGCCTA contains:
- a CDS encoding cyclic nucleotide-binding domain-containing protein; translated protein: MRTLEGVLARHPFFGGMDPRYLQLAVGCAANMRFTAGELIFREGHPANHFYLIRAGRIALETPVLGRGSLTVQTLGDGDILGWSWLVPPYNSRFDARAVEATRAIGFDGKCLRDKCEQDHELGYELQKRVIAVLGEHLDATRFRLLDIYVDVIE
- a CDS encoding nitroreductase family protein — translated: MELYDVMRTTFAAREFTDDPLPDEVLGRIFDNARFAPSGGNRQGAHITVVRDPDTRRRLAELGRAAARRYFAQLQAGENPWNSVHPSGVPPDVIDRTEIPDTFVAPITKAPVVLVISVDLTVVASIDQDLDRVGLAGGASVYPLIWNVLLAARSEGYGGTITTMAIAAEDQLRRLVGIPDLHAVAAVVPLGKPVRQPTKLRRRPVAEFVTHDRFDGPAFEG
- a CDS encoding Hsp70 family protein, which produces MRVGIDFGTTHTVVAAVDRGNYPVISFDGVDAWPSMVAANAAGELRFGAEAAAVRHDPGWSVLRSFKRLLNEAGPQTEVSLVGRSHRLADLLTGFLAQLKTDLLRRSNASLIAGEDIEAAISVPANASSAQRLLTLDAFVAAGFHVAALLNEPSAASLEYAHRYRSTITAKREYVLIYDLGGGTFDASLLKMTGHANEVVISEGIQRLGGDDFDEAIVELVLARSQLSGVDAAARELLREECAARKEAVGPQTRRFLVDLTGVDGTDRPPFSCPVDDVYAACAPLVDKTMRLLDRVLRNSAGGGRDVTWSEVAGIYVVGGAGSFPLVSRMLRTTFGDKRVKRSPHPFAATAIGLAVFLDKESDFALSERFSRNFGVFREAEAGAGVVFDPIVCKDVPLPADGHTPLVVKRTYRAAHNIGHFRFVECSRLVNGRPDGDVTPYDPVLFPFDPALHDRNDLGRQPVGRWRDGPDVEERYVIAPSGAVEVTLTTQPAGFKRTFRLERHASASA
- a CDS encoding SpoIIAA family protein, which translates into the protein MIEILNGFPDDVAAFAIHGHVTKADYDAVLIPSFEDKLTRHKKVRIYCEIAPDLTLLDPTAVWADSKFGVDHYFDWDRCAIVSDVQWVKHVAKFTELLGFLWPGKYRTFSKAEAEQARQWVSEPGGRRGVA
- a CDS encoding CAP domain-containing protein, whose product is MKLREAVRCCAVLLGGAALACTPLANADNKRLNDGVVANVYTVQHNAGCTNDVRINPQLQLAAQWHTDDVLVNRALDGDIGSDGSTPQDRAVAAGYGGSVAETVAINPALAISGLDVINQWYGNPAYLAIMRNCAYTQMGVWSENSLDRSVVVAVYGAPGVRAPR
- a CDS encoding DUF732 domain-containing protein, whose product is MNLRRLTGPAAAVAALLCTGPPPARADAVAYLVNVTVRPGYNFPNADAALAYGDGICGKVRAGERYAQIMREVKEDFGNPDEYQASYLISQAVGELCPAQIWQLRQSAAGYVPPTGPVPQ
- a CDS encoding MlaE family ABC transporter permease; the encoded protein is MSSESVTKPLRSVGDFFAMSLDTFVAIFKLPFAWRELLFQTWFVARVSIIPTLLLTIPFTVLVVFTMNILLVEFGAADFSGTGAATASVTQIGPVVTVLVVAGTGATAMCADLGARAIHGELDALRVMGVDPVRRLAAPRVLAATVVAVSLVSLVTLVGMAGSFFFSVFVQHVTPGAFAAGLTLLTHLPDLILGLVKGALFGMAAALIACYKGISVGGGPQGVGNAVNETVVYSFIALFVINIVVTAVYYTGPQ